The proteins below are encoded in one region of Ereboglobus luteus:
- a CDS encoding GbsR/MarR family transcriptional regulator has protein sequence MNSELRQARESFIAQWGAMGTAWGINKTMAQIHALLMIAPGPVNTDEVMEQLGISRGNANTNLRELVNWGLVRTVFQKGDRKDYFESEKDVWKMFCCIARERKRREVEPVLNALGQCAEKTAKLKGAEAETFNKTVGDLHDFVGMVAGALDRIGRSEQSAVMPALMKLLS, from the coding sequence ATGAATTCCGAACTAAGGCAAGCGAGGGAAAGTTTCATCGCCCAATGGGGCGCGATGGGCACGGCGTGGGGAATCAACAAAACAATGGCGCAGATTCACGCCCTGCTGATGATCGCCCCCGGGCCGGTGAACACGGACGAGGTGATGGAGCAGCTCGGCATCAGCCGGGGAAACGCGAACACCAATCTGCGCGAGTTGGTGAATTGGGGGCTGGTTCGCACCGTTTTTCAGAAAGGGGACAGGAAGGATTATTTCGAGTCCGAAAAAGATGTGTGGAAGATGTTCTGCTGCATTGCGAGGGAACGCAAACGGCGCGAAGTGGAACCGGTCTTGAACGCGCTTGGACAGTGCGCCGAAAAGACCGCCAAGCTGAAGGGGGCCGAGGCGGAGACGTTTAACAAAACCGTCGGGGATTTGCACGACTTCGTGGGCATGGTCGCGGGCGCTCTCGACAGGATCGGTCGCAGCGAACAAAGCGCGGTCATGCCGGCGCTGATGAAATTGCTGAGTTAA
- the tsaD gene encoding tRNA (adenosine(37)-N6)-threonylcarbamoyltransferase complex transferase subunit TsaD, producing the protein MILAIETSCDETAAALFDPARGIAHEWVHSQIALHGRYGGVVPDLATREHLRTIAPLLERARDASDGFSGVAQIAVTHGPGLAGCLAIGVAAAKSLALALGVPLAGINHLRGHAFSPFIALHESAPEKFDENFAALLPHLGLIVSGGNTILFRIDRDRRVSVISTTRDDAAGEALDKGAKLLGLGYPGGPLVEKLAAEGKVDAFDFPRGIGPRSDLDFSFSGLKTALRYTLEKMAPDVPSEERSRTITARMPDLCASYQQAVIDALVRKTTNALAQNRASSADSYASIGLSGGVANNKTLRGAFEGIAKKHRIPFLMAEPRHTGDNASMIAFAAWADPGAKPVAIPTLAIDPGLELA; encoded by the coding sequence ATGATTCTCGCCATCGAAACATCCTGTGATGAAACTGCCGCCGCGCTTTTTGACCCGGCGCGCGGCATCGCGCATGAATGGGTGCATTCGCAAATCGCGCTCCACGGACGCTACGGCGGCGTCGTGCCCGACCTCGCCACGCGCGAACACCTGCGCACCATCGCGCCGCTGCTCGAACGCGCGCGCGACGCGTCGGACGGCTTTTCGGGTGTCGCGCAAATTGCCGTCACGCACGGGCCGGGACTCGCCGGATGCCTCGCCATCGGTGTCGCCGCGGCAAAATCGCTCGCGCTCGCGCTCGGCGTTCCGCTTGCCGGAATCAACCACCTGCGCGGCCACGCGTTTTCGCCGTTTATCGCGCTGCATGAGTCGGCCCCGGAAAAGTTCGACGAAAATTTCGCCGCGCTGCTGCCGCACCTCGGACTGATCGTTTCGGGCGGCAACACGATTCTATTCCGCATCGACCGCGACCGGCGCGTCAGTGTCATCTCGACCACGCGCGACGACGCCGCGGGCGAGGCGCTCGACAAGGGCGCAAAACTCCTCGGCCTCGGTTATCCCGGCGGTCCGCTCGTCGAAAAACTCGCCGCCGAAGGCAAGGTTGACGCCTTTGATTTTCCACGCGGCATCGGACCGCGCAGCGATCTCGACTTTAGTTTTTCGGGCCTGAAAACCGCGCTTCGTTACACGCTCGAAAAAATGGCGCCCGACGTTCCGAGCGAAGAGAGAAGCCGGACAATCACCGCGCGCATGCCCGACCTGTGCGCGAGTTATCAACAGGCAGTGATCGACGCGCTTGTGCGCAAGACCACCAATGCCCTTGCGCAAAATCGCGCCTCTTCCGCCGACAGCTATGCGAGCATCGGCCTGTCCGGGGGCGTGGCGAACAACAAAACGCTCCGCGGCGCGTTCGAGGGCATTGCAAAAAAGCACCGCATTCCGTTTCTCATGGCCGAGCCGCGCCACACCGGCGACAACGCGTCCATGATCGCCTTCGCCGCCTGGGCCGACCCCGGTGCGAAGCCCGTCGCAATCCCAACCCTCGCCATCGATCCCGGTTTGGAGTTGGCGTGA
- a CDS encoding class II fructose-bisphosphate aldolase, with amino-acid sequence MIVTTAELFKHAYGKYAIGAYNINNAEQTMGLFKGCMASKAPFIIQISKGARKYTDKLMLEGMIRSADTIFPDAIFAVHLDHGDEETCYDCINSGFYSSVMIDASHDPFEKNVEITKRVVEAAHKKGISVEAELGMLGGVEEDVKVEDGAATLTDPAEAEDFVKKTGCDSLACAIGTSHGAFKFKGKQSLHFDVLEKIKARLPGFPLVMHGSSSVPQDEVARINAAGGQIKDSAGVNVNEYLPAAKLGVTKINIDTDGRLVWTRVHREFFRDKPGEFDFRAPGKVYIEEYAKFIASRNELLGSAGQLDDLRASLKK; translated from the coding sequence ATGATCGTTACAACCGCAGAACTCTTCAAACACGCCTACGGCAAATACGCCATCGGCGCCTACAATATCAATAATGCCGAGCAGACAATGGGCCTGTTCAAAGGATGCATGGCTTCGAAGGCTCCTTTCATTATCCAGATTTCCAAGGGCGCGCGCAAATACACCGACAAGCTCATGCTTGAAGGCATGATCCGCTCCGCCGACACCATTTTCCCGGACGCCATCTTCGCCGTTCACCTCGACCACGGTGACGAGGAAACCTGCTACGATTGCATCAACTCCGGCTTCTACAGCTCCGTCATGATCGACGCCTCGCACGATCCGTTCGAGAAGAACGTCGAGATCACCAAGCGCGTCGTCGAGGCCGCCCACAAGAAGGGCATCTCCGTCGAGGCCGAGCTCGGCATGCTCGGCGGCGTCGAGGAGGACGTGAAGGTTGAGGACGGCGCGGCCACGCTCACCGATCCCGCCGAGGCCGAGGATTTCGTCAAGAAGACCGGCTGCGACTCGCTCGCCTGCGCCATCGGCACCTCGCACGGCGCCTTCAAGTTCAAGGGCAAACAATCGCTCCACTTCGACGTGCTCGAGAAAATCAAGGCGCGCCTGCCCGGCTTCCCGCTCGTCATGCACGGCTCCTCGTCCGTTCCGCAGGACGAAGTCGCGCGCATCAACGCCGCCGGCGGCCAGATCAAGGACAGCGCCGGTGTCAACGTGAACGAATACCTGCCCGCCGCGAAACTCGGCGTCACCAAGATCAACATCGACACCGACGGCCGCCTCGTCTGGACGCGCGTTCACCGCGAGTTCTTCCGCGACAAGCCGGGCGAGTTCGACTTCCGCGCCCCCGGCAAGGTTTACATCGAGGAATACGCGAAGTTCATCGCCAGCCGCAACGAGCTCCTCGGCAGCGCCGGCCAGCTCGACGATCTCCGCGCCAGCCTCAAGAAGTAA
- a CDS encoding ABC transporter ATP-binding protein, with the protein MLSIRSITKRFGGFTALDEVSLEISPGECFGLLGPNGAGKTTLMSLIAGLRKPDGGTISPGKSGARASLGLVPQNVALYTDLTAGQNLEIFGKLQGLRGATLRERVGEALEAVQLSERRKDVVKTFSGGMQRRLNLAAALLHRPGLLLCDEPTVGVDPQSRNAIFDYLGQLNRDGLTIIYSTHYMEEAARLCSRIGIIDHGKILALGTLDELLALLPFEDEIIFPNTSETKLFAERMAPHGKLVSENGAQYRFFPQLKLSEFYRRAEELNLPARLFAQQRPTLEAVFLHLTGRTLRDTK; encoded by the coding sequence ATGCTTTCCATACGATCCATCACCAAACGCTTCGGCGGGTTCACCGCGCTGGACGAGGTTTCCCTCGAAATATCCCCGGGCGAATGTTTCGGCCTGCTCGGGCCAAACGGCGCCGGCAAGACGACGCTCATGTCGCTCATCGCCGGGCTTCGCAAACCGGACGGCGGCACGATTTCGCCCGGCAAATCCGGCGCGCGCGCCTCGCTCGGCTTGGTGCCGCAAAACGTCGCGCTCTACACCGACCTGACCGCCGGGCAGAACTTGGAAATCTTTGGCAAGCTGCAGGGATTGCGCGGCGCGACATTGCGCGAGCGGGTGGGGGAGGCGCTTGAGGCAGTGCAGCTTTCGGAGCGCCGCAAGGATGTCGTGAAAACATTTTCGGGCGGCATGCAGCGCCGCCTTAATCTCGCCGCGGCGCTCCTGCACCGACCGGGGTTGCTGCTTTGCGACGAGCCGACCGTCGGCGTCGATCCCCAGTCGCGCAACGCCATCTTCGACTACCTCGGGCAACTCAATCGCGACGGGCTCACGATCATTTATTCCACGCATTACATGGAGGAGGCGGCGCGCCTTTGCTCGCGCATCGGCATCATTGACCACGGAAAAATCCTCGCGCTCGGCACGCTCGACGAGCTGCTTGCGCTGCTGCCGTTCGAGGACGAGATCATTTTTCCAAACACATCCGAAACGAAACTTTTCGCAGAGCGCATGGCGCCGCATGGAAAACTTGTTTCGGAAAACGGCGCGCAATATCGATTCTTTCCGCAGCTTAAACTCTCGGAGTTTTACCGGCGCGCGGAGGAACTCAACCTGCCCGCGCGCCTTTTCGCGCAGCAACGTCCCACGCTCGAGGCGGTGTTTTTGCACCTGACCGGGCGCACCTTGCGCGACACGAAATAA
- a CDS encoding beta-galactosidase, producing MMKPHIFYNFPEGVFLTLVLLCGVCVSGTAQTFQSPGKTPPPRASTTTSSGAPRDFSNPAYGDSLSNGGAAGNGAYAVTIPLTTEAMTQLAQQSAVVVASPGADTNPAGEVISATRSSLTMNANPWTPVMGEFHYSRYPAAEWRDEILKMKSGGIDIVATYVFWIHHEEIEGRFDWSGDRDLRRFVQTCGELGMRVMVRLGPWCHGEVRHGGLPDWLVASGCRLRSDDPRYMDKARILYSEIAAQIDGLLWKDGGPVIGVQLENEYRGPAEHLLALKKMAIDAGMVVPLYTRTGWPALSTPMPQGEIVPLYGVYAEGFWDREITPMPGNYWTGFRFTTLRVDSNIANEALGRDNVADDPDVASYPYMTCEIGGGMMSSYHRRLLIDPRDIESTTLVKLGSGSVQPGYYMYHGGVNPESATGVTLQENQSTRFTNWNDLPEKNYDFQAPLGLGGQVRPHYHLLRRQHLFMHDFGYLLSGMPTVLPANRPSGKDDKRTLRWAMRSNGRSGFIFVNNYQRHQSMPIHRGVQFALNLPPLESVSPLPSSADATRAAGLSGTTLDAARRAAVAQAVSKRMVPVAPVDIPADISFFWPFNFDLGNGAILAYATAQLLCFADTPDEKERVYFFSEIPGIPPELAFNDLTVRDVSNASGRQRKGDGLVRITSPKSGHSPAITLRSYDGRAISIVILSYADSLNLYKLTWGDEDRVFLSKHPVTIDTDETLRVHAPTPDPVGVLVYPRPDPNAPGAKNGTKFARWLLAFLTGIQAGEGVFAKITVPGAANPALAKVAAPRVEKMRDAGPPREIPPGKSPRPVPAAPVAADFASAAAWKIALPAGVWKNPTEPILRIHYTGDVARVLLDGKPILDDFYNGLPLDLPLSRLAEKLDAGAQLTVEILPLRKDAPILLPNSAFPRFGPRASIVELGKLEILQTFTHTLVPSINDGTSGDEE from the coding sequence ATGATGAAACCGCACATTTTTTATAATTTTCCGGAAGGTGTATTTTTGACGCTGGTTTTGTTGTGCGGCGTGTGCGTTTCCGGCACCGCACAGACATTCCAGTCGCCCGGCAAGACCCCGCCGCCGAGGGCCTCGACAACAACCTCGTCGGGAGCGCCGCGCGATTTTTCGAATCCCGCCTATGGGGACTCGCTTTCTAACGGCGGCGCGGCGGGCAACGGCGCGTATGCGGTTACGATTCCGCTCACCACCGAGGCGATGACGCAGCTTGCGCAACAATCCGCCGTCGTTGTTGCCAGTCCGGGCGCGGACACCAATCCCGCCGGCGAGGTCATTTCCGCCACGCGCTCCAGCCTTACCATGAACGCCAATCCATGGACGCCGGTCATGGGCGAGTTTCATTATTCGCGTTATCCGGCGGCGGAATGGCGCGACGAAATCCTCAAGATGAAATCGGGCGGCATCGACATCGTGGCGACGTATGTTTTCTGGATACACCACGAGGAAATAGAGGGGCGCTTCGATTGGAGTGGCGATCGCGACTTGCGGCGCTTCGTGCAAACATGCGGCGAGCTGGGCATGCGCGTGATGGTGCGGCTCGGCCCGTGGTGCCACGGCGAGGTGCGTCACGGCGGGTTGCCCGACTGGCTCGTGGCGAGCGGCTGCCGGCTGCGCTCCGACGACCCGCGCTACATGGACAAGGCCCGCATTCTCTACAGCGAAATCGCCGCGCAAATCGACGGTCTGCTTTGGAAAGACGGCGGGCCGGTGATTGGCGTGCAACTTGAGAACGAATACCGCGGCCCCGCCGAGCACCTGCTCGCGCTCAAAAAAATGGCAATCGACGCGGGCATGGTCGTGCCGCTCTACACGCGCACCGGCTGGCCCGCGCTTTCCACCCCGATGCCGCAGGGCGAAATCGTGCCGCTCTACGGTGTTTACGCGGAGGGATTTTGGGATCGTGAAATCACACCGATGCCGGGCAACTACTGGACGGGTTTCCGTTTCACGACGCTGCGCGTTGACAGCAACATCGCGAACGAGGCGCTCGGGCGCGACAACGTCGCCGACGATCCCGATGTCGCGTCGTATCCCTACATGACTTGCGAGATAGGCGGCGGCATGATGAGCTCGTATCATCGGCGCCTTCTCATCGACCCGCGCGACATCGAATCGACCACGCTCGTAAAGCTCGGTTCCGGCAGCGTGCAACCCGGCTACTACATGTATCATGGCGGTGTGAATCCCGAGAGCGCGACCGGCGTCACGCTTCAGGAAAACCAATCCACGCGCTTCACAAACTGGAACGACCTTCCCGAAAAAAATTACGATTTCCAAGCGCCCCTCGGGCTCGGCGGCCAGGTGCGCCCGCACTACCACCTGCTGCGCCGGCAGCATTTGTTCATGCACGATTTTGGCTACCTGCTTTCGGGTATGCCCACCGTGCTGCCCGCGAACCGCCCCTCCGGCAAGGACGACAAACGCACGCTCCGCTGGGCGATGCGCTCGAACGGCCGCTCCGGTTTTATTTTCGTCAACAACTACCAGCGCCACCAATCCATGCCGATTCATCGCGGCGTGCAATTCGCGCTCAACCTGCCTCCTCTCGAATCCGTCTCGCCGCTCCCGAGCAGCGCGGACGCCACGCGCGCCGCGGGACTGTCCGGCACCACGCTCGACGCCGCGCGCCGCGCCGCCGTCGCGCAAGCCGTGAGCAAGCGCATGGTGCCGGTCGCGCCGGTGGACATTCCCGCGGACATCTCGTTTTTCTGGCCCTTCAACTTCGACCTCGGCAACGGCGCCATCCTCGCCTACGCGACCGCGCAGCTACTCTGCTTTGCCGACACACCCGACGAAAAAGAGCGCGTCTATTTCTTCTCGGAAATCCCCGGCATTCCGCCCGAGCTTGCATTCAACGACCTCACCGTGCGCGACGTTAGCAACGCCTCCGGGCGCCAGCGAAAAGGCGACGGCCTCGTGCGCATCACCAGTCCGAAAAGCGGCCACTCGCCCGCGATCACGCTGCGCTCCTACGACGGCAGGGCGATCAGCATTGTGATTCTTTCTTACGCCGATTCGCTCAACCTCTACAAACTCACCTGGGGCGACGAGGACCGCGTATTCCTCTCGAAACATCCCGTCACAATCGACACCGACGAAACGCTCCGAGTGCACGCTCCCACGCCCGATCCGGTGGGCGTGCTCGTGTATCCGCGCCCCGACCCCAACGCGCCCGGCGCGAAAAATGGAACGAAGTTCGCGCGCTGGCTGCTCGCATTCCTGACCGGCATCCAGGCGGGCGAGGGCGTGTTCGCAAAAATCACCGTGCCCGGCGCTGCAAACCCCGCGCTCGCAAAAGTCGCCGCGCCCCGTGTCGAGAAAATGCGCGACGCAGGCCCGCCGCGCGAAATCCCTCCCGGCAAATCGCCCCGACCCGTTCCCGCCGCGCCCGTCGCCGCGGATTTCGCCTCCGCGGCCGCATGGAAAATCGCACTTCCCGCTGGAGTCTGGAAAAATCCAACCGAGCCAATCCTGCGCATTCACTACACAGGCGACGTCGCCCGCGTGTTGCTCGACGGAAAACCCATTCTCGACGATTTCTACAACGGTCTCCCGCTCGACCTGCCGCTCTCGCGCCTCGCCGAAAAACTCGACGCCGGCGCGCAACTCACCGTGGAGATATTGCCCCTGCGCAAAGACGCGCCGATCCTGCTCCCGAACAGCGCGTTCCCGCGTTTCGGCCCGCGCGCGTCGATAGTCGAGTTGGGCAAACTGGAAATCCTGCAAACCTTCACGCACACCCTCGTGCCATCAATCAACGACGGCACGAGCGGCGACGAGGAGTGA
- a CDS encoding ABC transporter permease encodes MSIILTLLRKEYLIFKCDRAAFALTFLVPALMIYIFGMVFGINRADTGPRGIPLAVVNECDNPAALRLVDVLRAEKGFRIITTTTPDGGAARDLEAGDLKPLMRDNVFRFAIVIPSNLIETSTVGVNLKLLSNPRNEIETQTVNGLLQKCIFSNVPQLLGQSMQASMKSMLGGAGKDKLNRNIAGAISESFDINETEVLRELEAGNFGFDRITSRAEGAADDGKTKKGNPLGELIKIENEQVVGKDVKSPAAARNVGAWAVMFLLFSVSHLAITLFEEKRAGLLQRLMSSSVRPSHVLWSKFLFGVLLGLVQLMALFCAGRLLYGLDIVSHFGQLLLVSAAAAGACAGFGMLIASIARTSAAAGFLTTLLVMLMSCLGGAWVPVSFMPEVVQKISVFTIPYWVIEGFMQVFWEGGSLARLAPTVGVLCGITLAAMSVAWWRFKRGTIFEP; translated from the coding sequence ATGTCCATCATCCTCACTTTGCTCCGCAAGGAATATCTGATTTTCAAGTGCGACCGCGCCGCGTTCGCGCTTACTTTTCTCGTGCCGGCGCTGATGATTTATATATTCGGCATGGTCTTCGGCATCAATCGCGCCGACACCGGCCCGAGGGGAATTCCCCTGGCCGTCGTCAACGAGTGCGACAATCCGGCCGCGCTGCGCCTGGTCGATGTGCTGCGCGCCGAAAAGGGTTTTAGGATAATCACCACAACAACGCCGGACGGCGGCGCGGCGCGCGACCTCGAGGCCGGCGACTTGAAACCGCTCATGCGCGACAATGTGTTTCGTTTTGCAATCGTGATTCCCTCAAACCTGATTGAAACCAGCACGGTTGGCGTGAACCTGAAACTGCTTTCCAACCCGCGCAACGAGATCGAAACGCAAACAGTCAACGGCCTGCTGCAAAAATGTATTTTTTCGAACGTCCCCCAACTGCTCGGCCAGTCAATGCAAGCCAGCATGAAATCGATGCTCGGCGGCGCGGGGAAGGACAAGCTCAACCGCAACATCGCGGGCGCCATTTCAGAATCGTTTGACATCAATGAAACCGAGGTGCTCAGGGAGCTCGAGGCGGGCAATTTTGGCTTCGACCGGATAACCTCTCGCGCTGAGGGCGCCGCCGATGACGGAAAAACAAAGAAAGGCAATCCGCTCGGCGAACTAATAAAAATCGAAAACGAGCAGGTGGTGGGCAAGGATGTGAAAAGTCCCGCGGCGGCGCGCAATGTGGGCGCGTGGGCGGTCATGTTTCTCCTGTTTTCGGTCTCCCATCTGGCGATCACGCTTTTTGAGGAAAAACGCGCCGGTTTGCTTCAACGGTTGATGTCCTCCTCGGTGCGGCCCTCGCATGTGTTGTGGAGTAAATTTTTGTTCGGTGTGCTTCTCGGACTTGTGCAATTGATGGCGCTTTTCTGCGCGGGCCGCTTGCTATACGGGCTGGATATCGTCTCGCACTTTGGTCAGCTCCTGCTGGTGAGCGCGGCTGCCGCGGGGGCATGCGCGGGCTTCGGAATGTTGATTGCGTCAATCGCCCGCACCTCCGCTGCTGCGGGGTTCCTGACAACACTTTTGGTGATGCTGATGAGCTGCCTCGGCGGCGCATGGGTGCCGGTTTCGTTCATGCCGGAAGTCGTCCAAAAAATCAGCGTGTTCACGATTCCTTACTGGGTCATCGAGGGATTCATGCAAGTATTCTGGGAGGGCGGTTCGCTCGCGCGACTCGCGCCGACAGTCGGCGTGCTGTGCGGCATCACACTCGCCGCGATGAGCGTGGCCTGGTGGCGGTTCAAACGCGGGACGATTTTTGAGCCCTGA
- a CDS encoding DUF6259 domain-containing protein, whose amino-acid sequence MQSIRCKMPALPKLMRAFAAFALLAAMAGTAAASQLYTLVNDKLQVSITDKGELASLKNLETGQNYAGSGHLWRLYYDTPKYKELQVTADSQAPKVSRKDGIITISYDKLTLDGRALDMQVRFDISLEDDFVRFSSEVKNNEPHTVIRELHYPLVANMPLPKDHKLLITDTGGQVFNDVRKEIMKRGNTAAPYRSPAQYFRQWDVRYPARFVTTCASNCFAFFSDSQGLYFGSHDPSFQDTWHGLRLYPDKAGNFTQLEAGFYKYPQCVNGQTWKCDANVIGPYSGTWHQTSKLYRRWADTWWEHRDPPAWVKRMKSWQRIILRHQYGEQFFKYTDLPGRIKNVGESVGADTVFAFGWWETGMDNGNPHYDADPAQGGDAGWKKAIADYKKNGGRLLLYFNGKLIDRESEFYKNGPGKEICYKDNTGAELTEQYRFTGMATFLGSYNARTFVVADTRDPRWQKMLLEWAARAYDYGADSVFYDQLGYVERTTNWDISGEFPIPNHRVLADKAAVLKKIRAQNMKKSPEFALGTEWLTDATAQYCDYIHIYTTTAGPNSFIDWFRYTFPEVIVSDREIRDDTDIERRVNNTVLKGLVNDIEIYRCRDLIDKTPTYQAYLAKINEIKQRYIDLIVAGTYRDTEGFTNSNPQVEARAYTNGNGMAVVVTQTVEAPQTTAITVPGYKYKESRTANGATVSKDGGKVSLGQHALAVLVYEKTM is encoded by the coding sequence ATGCAATCGATCAGATGCAAGATGCCCGCCCTGCCAAAATTAATGCGCGCGTTTGCCGCATTCGCCCTGCTCGCCGCGATGGCCGGAACCGCCGCCGCCTCGCAACTCTACACGCTCGTAAATGACAAGCTCCAGGTGTCGATCACCGACAAGGGCGAGCTTGCCAGCCTCAAGAATCTTGAGACCGGGCAGAACTACGCCGGCAGCGGGCATCTATGGCGCCTCTATTACGACACACCGAAATACAAGGAACTGCAGGTGACGGCGGACTCGCAGGCGCCCAAGGTTTCGCGGAAGGACGGCATCATAACAATCAGCTACGACAAACTGACCCTGGACGGACGCGCGCTGGACATGCAAGTGCGGTTCGACATCTCGCTCGAGGACGACTTTGTGCGCTTCTCATCGGAGGTGAAAAACAACGAGCCGCACACCGTCATCCGCGAGCTGCATTATCCGCTCGTCGCAAACATGCCGCTGCCAAAAGACCACAAGCTGCTCATAACCGACACCGGCGGCCAAGTCTTCAACGACGTGCGCAAGGAGATCATGAAAAGGGGTAACACCGCCGCCCCATACCGCAGCCCCGCGCAGTATTTCCGGCAATGGGATGTCAGGTATCCCGCCCGTTTCGTCACCACCTGCGCGTCGAATTGCTTCGCGTTTTTCAGCGACTCGCAGGGCCTTTATTTCGGAAGTCACGACCCTTCGTTCCAGGACACCTGGCACGGCTTGCGCCTTTATCCCGACAAGGCGGGCAACTTCACGCAACTCGAGGCCGGCTTCTATAAATATCCGCAATGTGTCAACGGCCAGACATGGAAGTGCGACGCAAACGTCATCGGCCCCTACTCGGGCACATGGCACCAGACCTCGAAACTCTACCGTCGCTGGGCCGACACATGGTGGGAGCACCGCGATCCGCCCGCGTGGGTCAAGCGCATGAAAAGCTGGCAGCGAATAATCCTGCGTCATCAATACGGCGAACAGTTTTTCAAATACACCGACCTTCCGGGTCGCATCAAAAATGTGGGCGAAAGCGTGGGCGCCGACACCGTGTTTGCCTTCGGCTGGTGGGAAACAGGCATGGACAACGGCAACCCGCATTACGACGCCGACCCCGCGCAGGGCGGCGACGCGGGTTGGAAAAAAGCAATCGCCGATTACAAAAAGAACGGCGGCCGGTTGCTGCTCTATTTCAACGGCAAGCTCATCGACCGCGAAAGCGAGTTCTACAAAAACGGCCCCGGAAAAGAAATCTGCTACAAGGACAACACCGGCGCGGAACTCACCGAGCAGTATCGCTTCACGGGCATGGCGACGTTTCTGGGAAGCTACAACGCGCGCACCTTCGTGGTTGCCGACACACGCGACCCGCGCTGGCAGAAAATGCTCCTCGAATGGGCGGCCCGCGCTTACGACTATGGCGCCGACAGCGTGTTCTACGACCAGCTCGGCTACGTCGAGCGCACGACCAACTGGGACATCAGCGGAGAGTTCCCCATCCCCAACCACCGCGTGCTCGCCGACAAGGCCGCCGTGCTAAAAAAGATACGCGCGCAAAACATGAAAAAGAGCCCGGAGTTCGCCCTGGGCACCGAATGGCTCACCGACGCCACCGCGCAATATTGCGACTACATACACATCTACACAACGACGGCGGGCCCGAACAGCTTCATCGACTGGTTCCGTTACACATTCCCCGAAGTCATCGTCTCCGACCGCGAAATCCGCGACGACACCGACATCGAGCGCCGCGTCAACAACACCGTCCTGAAAGGCCTGGTCAACGACATCGAAATCTACCGCTGCCGCGACCTCATCGATAAAACGCCCACCTATCAGGCCTACCTCGCGAAAATCAACGAGATCAAGCAGCGCTACATCGACCTGATCGTGGCCGGCACCTATCGCGACACCGAAGGTTTCACGAACTCCAACCCGCAAGTCGAGGCCCGCGCCTACACCAACGGCAACGGCATGGCGGTGGTGGTGACGCAAACCGTCGAGGCCCCGCAAACCACCGCGATCACCGTCCCCGGCTACAAATACAAGGAATCCAGAACGGCCAACGGCGCCACCGTCTCGAAGGACGGCGGCAAAGTCTCGCTCGGCCAGCACGCCCTCGCCGTGCTCGTTTACGAAAAAACCATGTAG
- a CDS encoding SDR family oxidoreductase, with translation MNDSKHVVTGAFGLSGRYIARRLLGRGISVETLTNTQPKADPFGGRVRAHPLNFSDADGLVRALDGADVLYNTYWVRFDCKRFTHEQAVRNTFALFDAAGRAGVRRIVHVSIMNPDSRSGLPYFRGKGQIEEYLRAGAVPHSILRPAVLFGDNAILLNNIAWMLRRFPCFGIFGDGKYKIEPVHVDDLAALAVEHGARTKKSVTLDVKGPESFEYRELVRAIGGAIGCERRLFSISPATGYFCGKLMSVLKGDVVITREEIQGLMAGLLATDSEPNAPTRLSDWLAANRDWLGGRYQNEMKRRV, from the coding sequence ATGAATGATTCAAAACATGTTGTAACCGGGGCGTTCGGATTGTCCGGCCGTTATATTGCGAGACGCCTGCTGGGGCGCGGGATTTCCGTGGAGACGCTGACAAATACGCAGCCCAAAGCCGATCCGTTTGGCGGTCGTGTTCGCGCTCATCCGCTGAACTTTTCCGACGCCGACGGCTTGGTCCGCGCGCTTGATGGCGCGGACGTTCTCTACAACACCTATTGGGTGCGGTTCGACTGCAAGCGCTTCACCCACGAGCAGGCGGTGCGAAACACGTTTGCGCTTTTTGATGCTGCGGGGCGCGCGGGCGTGAGGCGAATTGTGCACGTGAGCATTATGAATCCGGATTCGCGTTCCGGGCTGCCTTATTTCCGGGGGAAGGGACAGATTGAGGAATACTTGCGCGCCGGGGCGGTGCCGCACTCCATTTTGCGCCCGGCGGTGCTTTTTGGGGACAATGCGATTTTGTTGAACAACATTGCGTGGATGCTGCGGCGTTTTCCGTGTTTTGGCATTTTCGGGGATGGAAAATACAAGATCGAGCCGGTTCATGTGGATGATCTCGCGGCGCTGGCGGTCGAGCATGGCGCGCGCACGAAAAAAAGCGTGACGCTCGACGTGAAGGGGCCGGAGTCATTCGAGTATCGCGAACTGGTGCGCGCGATCGGCGGGGCGATTGGATGCGAGCGCCGGTTGTTTTCGATTTCGCCGGCGACCGGTTATTTTTGCGGCAAACTGATGAGTGTTTTGAAGGGCGACGTGGTAATCACACGGGAGGAAATCCAGGGATTGATGGCCGGCCTGCTTGCGACTGACTCGGAGCCAAATGCGCCGACACGATTGAGCGACTGGCTTGCCGCCAACCGGGACTGGCTGGGCGGGCGTTACCAAAACGAAATGAAACGGCGCGTTTAG